In the Fibrobacter sp. UWR3 genome, one interval contains:
- a CDS encoding aspartoacylase: protein MSLINSIVVSGGTHGNERTGVRLVEKWMDHPECYSACCPSAEVSLVLANPEAMRLNRRYRDFDLNRSFSQTCLDASFEPQQYEFRRARELNRIYGPKGANTKTDLLLDVHNTGSNMGLCLILSARDPFTMKASAVLTQEFDDAWIYYQPEERSASPYFGTVAKADVCIEIGPQQHGTLDARLFERTEKLVKRYLELADEWNRGELQKRAPIQVEVYTQLRDLGYPKAWAGAPIEAMIHPDLLGADYRELKKGDKLFRTFDGKDILYEGEADGRESVWPIFINEPAYYEKDIAMSLTIKTVEKW from the coding sequence ATGAGTTTGATTAATTCCATAGTCGTTTCTGGCGGAACGCACGGGAATGAACGCACGGGAGTCCGTCTTGTCGAGAAGTGGATGGACCACCCCGAATGTTACAGTGCGTGCTGCCCCAGCGCAGAGGTTTCGCTGGTGCTTGCGAACCCGGAGGCCATGCGGCTCAACCGGCGTTACCGCGACTTTGATTTGAACCGTTCTTTTTCGCAAACTTGTCTAGACGCGTCTTTCGAACCGCAGCAGTATGAATTTCGCCGTGCGCGCGAACTCAACCGCATTTACGGCCCGAAGGGAGCAAACACGAAGACCGACCTGTTGCTCGACGTGCACAACACGGGCTCGAATATGGGGCTGTGCCTGATTCTTTCGGCACGTGACCCGTTCACGATGAAGGCCTCCGCCGTCTTGACGCAGGAATTCGATGACGCCTGGATTTACTACCAGCCGGAGGAGCGCTCCGCGTCGCCCTACTTCGGCACGGTCGCGAAGGCGGACGTGTGTATTGAAATTGGCCCGCAGCAGCACGGCACGCTGGATGCCCGCCTGTTCGAACGGACCGAAAAGCTGGTAAAGCGTTACCTGGAACTTGCGGATGAATGGAACCGCGGGGAACTGCAGAAGCGTGCCCCCATCCAGGTGGAGGTCTATACGCAGTTGCGTGACCTCGGTTACCCGAAGGCTTGGGCGGGCGCACCCATCGAGGCGATGATTCACCCGGATTTGCTTGGGGCAGACTATCGCGAACTTAAGAAGGGCGACAAACTTTTCCGCACCTTCGACGGCAAGGACATTTTGTACGAAGGCGAGGCTGACGGGCGCGAGAGCGTGTGGCCCATCTTCATCAACGAACCCGCGTACTACGAGAAGGACATTGCGATGAGCCTGACCATAAAGACCGTTGAAAAGTGGTAA
- a CDS encoding MBL fold metallo-hydrolase, with amino-acid sequence MKKHLIPFVAAMVSLAVFGCSETKTPATENKAAETVEKPAPVENTAVEKASPTENAVEGTKTVTLANGAKVIWMQDNQGEKLNPRSLFSDASDSLFASLNMPDGIPASVSTFLVQVDGKNILFDAGLGAFGGQTTKRLEALGINADDITLIYLTHFHADHIAGLITKDGEGKDVKVFKNASVYAGKVEYDAWMNDIPKNDLQKMVMEIYKDSIHLFAFGDSLPNGVLAFDAIGHTPGHTVFQFGNLLVIGDLMHGYALQKDHPEINSNYDMDKEKSIESRKRIMQYARENKLLMAGMHLPPPGFAE; translated from the coding sequence ATGAAAAAGCACCTCATCCCCTTTGTCGCCGCGATGGTTTCTCTTGCCGTCTTCGGTTGCAGCGAAACCAAGACACCTGCCACGGAAAACAAGGCGGCAGAAACCGTCGAGAAACCCGCCCCGGTTGAAAACACCGCAGTCGAGAAAGCCTCGCCTACAGAAAACGCAGTCGAAGGGACAAAAACAGTGACCCTCGCGAATGGCGCAAAGGTAATCTGGATGCAGGACAACCAGGGCGAAAAACTGAACCCGCGCAGCCTCTTCAGCGATGCAAGCGATTCGCTATTTGCAAGCCTGAACATGCCCGACGGCATCCCCGCCTCGGTGAGCACTTTCCTCGTGCAGGTCGATGGCAAGAACATCCTATTTGACGCGGGCCTCGGCGCCTTCGGCGGGCAGACGACGAAACGTCTCGAAGCGCTCGGCATAAACGCCGACGACATCACACTCATCTACCTGACGCATTTCCATGCAGACCATATCGCGGGCCTTATCACAAAGGACGGCGAAGGCAAAGACGTGAAGGTCTTCAAGAACGCGAGCGTCTATGCGGGCAAGGTGGAATACGACGCATGGATGAACGACATCCCGAAAAACGACTTGCAAAAAATGGTCATGGAAATCTACAAGGACAGCATTCATTTGTTCGCATTCGGCGACAGCCTCCCGAACGGAGTCCTCGCGTTTGATGCCATCGGGCACACTCCCGGCCATACCGTTTTCCAGTTCGGGAACCTGCTCGTGATCGGTGACCTGATGCACGGTTACGCCCTGCAGAAGGACCACCCCGAAATCAATTCCAACTACGACATGGACAAGGAAAAATCCATCGAGAGCCGCAAACGCATCATGCAATACGCCCGCGAAAACAAGCTCCTGATGGCGGGCATGCACCTGCCTCCCCCGGGATTTGCGGAATAG